In Pyricularia oryzae 70-15 chromosome 2, whole genome shotgun sequence, one genomic interval encodes:
- a CDS encoding trehalase, with translation MSPLWKTAAAIAVAASGSLVNAVYINGSIITPCDSLIYCRGELLKEVELAHPFADSKTFVDMPTIKPVDEVIEAFNKLQKPLSNNTELQDFLRENFAQAGGELEEVPNSELETDPVFLDKLDDTVIREFVEKVIDIWPSLTRRYKGPSNCEACADSFIPVNRTFVVAGGRFREPYYWDSYWILEGLLRTGGAFTNISKNTVENFLDLVETIGFVPNGARIYYKNRSQPPLLSQMVRIYVEHTNDTSILGRAVPLLIKEHEFFINNRSIDVEASNGKTYRLQRYAVTNTQPRPESYREDYITASNRSYYSPSGIIYPESHQLNESEKAVLYSHLASGAESGWDYTSRWLSTPSDAVRDNYFPLRSLNTNNIVPVDLNSILYANEVAIAEFLNRTGNSTGASDWMDLAKQRSEAMYALMWNETLWSYFDYNMTSKTQNRFIPVDEDAVSIETNNAPAGQQVFFHVAQYYPFWTGAAPRSLKNNPLAVLRAYERIDAYLDIKRGAIPATNLKTGQQWDEPNVWPPLMHILMEGLTRVPATFGEDDVAWTEIQDLALRLGQRYLDSTFCTWYATGGSTSETPQLQGLNAEDKGIMFEKYGDNSTNVAGSGGEYEVVEGFGWTNGVLMWVADTFNNKLTRPDCGNITAANVHSDGSQARKRGEMWSALEMHPYDAAWTKEFGARKVRRDKAEARALGNVMGGV, from the exons ATGTCTCCTCTGTGGAAGACGGCAGCAGCaattgctgttgctgcctcTGGATCCTTGGTCAATGCTGTGTACATCAACGGGTCCATCATAACGCCATGTGACTCGCTCATTTACTGCCGCGGCGAGCTGCTCAAGGAGGTGGAACTGGCTCATCCTTTTGCCGACTCCAAGACGTTTGTGGACAT GCCCACGATCAAGCCGGTGGACGAGGTTATTGAAGCCTTCAACAAGCTCCAGAAGCCTCTCAGTAACAACACGGAGCTTCAGGACTTCCTACGCGAGAATTTCGCTCAGGCTGGTGGTGAGCTTGAGGAGGTACCCAACTCGGAACTGGAGACGGATCCTGTCTTTTTGGACAAACTCGACGACACGGTCATCCGCGAGTTCGTGGAAAAGGTCATCGATATATGGCCCTCCCTCACCAGACGCTACAAGGGCCCCTCCAACTGCGAAGCTTGCGCCGACAGCTTCATCCCCGTCAACCGCACGTTCGTCGTCGCTGGCGGTCGATTCCGAGAGCCTTACTATTGGGACTCGTACTGGATCCTCGAGGGTCTGTTGAGAACCGGTGGCGCTTTCACCAACATCTCCAAGAACACCGTGGAGAACTTTTTGGATCTTGTAGAAACCATTGGTTTTGTGCCCAATGGTGCCAGGATCTACTACAAGAACCGTTCCCAGCCCCCCTTGCTTTCCCAGATGGTTCGCATCTATGTGGAGCATACCAATGACACTTCCATCCTGGGCCGTGCCGTCCCGCTCCTCATCAAAGAGCATGAGTTCTTCATCAACAACCGCTCCATCGACGTCGAAGCATCCAATGGCAAGACATATAGACTGCAAAG ATACGCCGTGACAAACACACAGCCCCGACCCGAATCTTACCGAGAGGACTACATTACAGCCAGCAATAGGTCCTACTACTCACCGTCAGGCATTATCTACCCAGAGTCTCACCAGCTTAACGAGTCCGAGAAGGCGGTTCTCTACTCTCATCTCGCCAGTGGAGCCGAGTCCGGTTGGGACTACACCTCGAGATGGTTGTCGACACCCAGTGATGCTGTTCGCGACAATTACTTCCCTCTCCGATCGCTTAACACCAACAACATCGTGCCCGTTGATCTCAACTCTATCCTGTACGCCAACGAGGTCGCAATCGCAGAGTTCTTGAACAGAACTGGCAACAGCACAGGAGCTTCGGATTGGATGGATCTtgccaaacagcggagcgaAGCCATGTACGCGCTGATGTGGAACGAGACACTATGGAGCTACTTTGACTACAACATGACCTCCAAGACCCAGAACAGGTTCATTCCTGTCGACGAGGATGCCGTATCGATCGAGACGAACAACGCCCCAGCCGGCCAACAGGTGTTTTTCCACGTAGCGCAGTACTATCCGTTCTGGACCGGCGCGGCGCCCCGTAGCCTTAAGAACAACCCGCTGGCGGTCCTCAGGGCATACGAACGTATCGATGCATACCTTGACATCAAGCGCGGCGCCATACCGGCCACCAACCTCAAGACTGGCCAGCAGTGGGACGAGCCTAACGTGTGGCCGCCGCTAATGCATATCCTGATGGAGGGCCTGACCAGGGTCCCCGCAACGTTTGGAGAGGACGACGTGGCCTGGACTGAGATCCAGGACCTCGCACTAAGGCTGGGTCAGAGGTACCTTGACTCAACGTTCTGCACTTGGTACGCCACGGGCGGGTCGACGAGCGAGACACCGCAGTTGCAAGGGCTCAATGCGGAGGACAAGGGTATCATGTTTGAGAAG TACGGCGATAACTCAACCAATGTCGCCGGTTCGGGAGGCGAATACGAAGTGGTCGAGGGTTTCGGGTGGACAAACGGAGTGCTCATGTGGGTTGCCGACACCTTCAACAACAAGCTGACGAGGCCAGACTGCGGCAACATCACGGCCGCCAATGTGCACTCGGACGGCTCCCAGGCGAGGAAGAGGGGTGAGATGTGGAGCGCTCTCGAGATGCATCCATACGACGCGGCGTGGACCAAGGAGTTTGGGGCGAGGAAGGTCAGGAGGGATAAGGCTGAGGCAAGGGCGTTGGGGAACGTCATGGGAGGTGTTTAG
- a CDS encoding cyclin-K, with amino-acid sequence MASIDRYRPAGRESYQPPSLPPKPPPPSDRQSRSPTRRHGAALVPPAAPSPPVHSSRNSPPRPGMARRGPLAASPLRPPATPAPKPRKNSQWFFTPDEIRSTPSIADGLRPADERMRRAKGVSFIYQAGVLLELPQITLWVAAVFFHRFFMRVSLVEEKGGVHHYNIAATSLFLANKTQEDCRKTKDLIISVARVAQKNANLIIDEQSKEYWRWRDSILMHEEIMLEILTFDLMVKVPYQPLFENLKELGLQHNKRLRDAAWAYLNDSCFSTLPLLMSAKDIAASAILFASATTGEKVEDINGEPWWVLIKADESRIVQAINVIVDFYTENPLGKKTDRLPGSPEFSLESTRRRGDTILSQQTDASSYNGTPMETDQDGTQSPGVRLNGKPDRDSSGSNSAGKEELRREPNGGAPLRSDVKGDSDAALKAAANDLDAQDEGLVSPNINDVASPSGTKRSGGASDADRDRKRARLSDEDEDEGEVPE; translated from the exons ATGGCTAGTATCGACCGTTACAGACCGGCTGGTAGAGAAAGCTACCAACCCCCGTCGCttccacccaagccgccaccaccaagcGACCGACAGTCACGATCTCCAACGCGACGACACGGCGCGGCTCTTGTCCCGCCAGCGGCGCCATCACCACCCGTTCATTCGTCCCGAAACTCGCCGCCACGGCCGGGCATGGCCAGGCGCGGCCCTCTCGCAGCGTCGCCATTGCGCCCTCCCGCAACtcccgcacccaagccgcgaAAGAACAGCCAATGGTTTTTCACGCCGGATGAAATCCGCAGCACTCCCAGCATAGCCGACGGGCTACGTCCAGCCGACGAACGGATGCGCAGGGCCAAAGGTGTCAGCTTCATCTACCAGGCTGGCGTGCTGCTCGAACTGCCTCAAATAACATTATGGGTCGCCGCTGTGTTCTTCCACCGATTCTTCATGAGGGTCAGCTTGGTGGAGGAAAAGGGTGGCGTTCATCATTAT AATATCGCTGCAACCTCTTTATTCTTGGCGAACAAGACACAAGAAGATTGCCGCAAGACCAAGGACCTCATCATTTCTGTGGCACGCGTCGCCCAAAAGAACGCAAACCTCATCATCGATGAACAGAGCAAGGAGTACTGGCGCTGGAGGGACAGCATCCTAATGCACGAAGAAATAATGCTAGAGATCTTGACGTTCGATCTTATGGTCAAAGTTCCATACCAGCCTCTGTTCGAAAATCTCAAGGAGCTTGGTCTGCAACACAACAAGCGTCTGAGGGACGCGGCCTGGGCATACCTTAACGACTCTTGCTTCAGCACGTTGCCTCTGCTCATGTCGGCCAAGGATATCGCCGCCAGCGCGATCCTATTTGCCAGCGCTACGACAGGTGAGAAGGTTGAGGATATCAACGGCGAGCCGTGGTGGGTCCTCATCAAGGCCGACGAGAGCCGTATAGTTCAAGCCATCAACGTCATAGTCGACTTCTACACGGAGAACCCGCTTGGCAAGAAGACGGATAGGCTGCCAGGTTCGCCAGAATTTTCACTTGAAAGCACCCGCAGGAGAGGCGACACCATCCTCAGCCAGCAGACGGACGCCTCAAGCTACAATGGCACTCCTATGGAGACGGACCAGGACGGAACGCAGAGCCCTGGCGTTAGGCTCAACGGTAAACCTGATCGTGACAGCTCCGGCAGCAACAGCGCAGGAAAGGAGGAGCTGAGGCGGGAGCCGAACGGTGGCGCACCTTTGCGATCTGATGTTAAGGGAGACTCGGACGCTGCGCTGAAGGCGGCCGCCAACGATCTCGACGCCCAGGACGAGGGTCTGGTCTCACCAAACATCAACGATGTGGCCTCGCCGTCGGGCACCAAGAGGTCTGGCGGGGCATCGGACGCCGATAGGGACAGAAAGAGAGCTCGTTTGagtgacgaggacgaggacgagggcgAAGTTCCCGAGTAA
- a CDS encoding tRNA-dihydrouridine synthase 4, with product MADLMDQVHPLKIFDLAKDQGRFLYACAPMVRYSKLAFRQTVHSYGTDLCWTPMILAKEFNRNEFARDSDFTLATTPQPQPPTIVQFGANVPVELARASSLVAPFVAGVDLNCGCPQSWACAETLGAALMERRELVRDMVVETRSRLASDGWAVGLERDKNDPKGRSVSVKIRVHKDLRKTMDFIDTVIGDPNARNIDFLTIHPRTRATPSREPINVESLSILVERYGDVLPILVSGDVFTLDTLAYSSPFSPASAGAAGAPNDTSRPAIPKLRGLMSARGLLANPSLFAGTQRCSWDVVEHFLNRAAQAPLPFKLVTHHLTEMTAPGMGPDKASLLNKRERIEMLEKEDMFELIDWLDVKMAEKRGGQGLRRWNEGEFC from the exons ATGGCTGATCTTATGGATCAGGTTCA CCCTCTCAAAATATTTGACCTGGCAAAAGACCAGGGCAGATTTCTCTATGCGTGCGCGCCCATGGTCAGGTACAGCAAG CTTGCTTTCCGCCAAACTGTACACTCATATGGCACAGATTTATGCTGGACGCCCATGATACTGGCCAAAGAGTTCAACCGAAATGAGTTTGCACGAGATAGCG ACTTCACATTGGCAACCACACCGCAACCCCAACCGCCAACCATAGTCCAGTTCGGCGCCAACGTGCCCGTTGAGCTGGCCCGCGCCTCCTCCCTCGTCGCCCCTTTTGTAGCGGGCGTGGATCTAAATTGCGGCTGCCCACAATCTTGGGCCTGCGCCGAGACGCTCGGAGCCGCCCTCATGGAACGCCGTGAACTGGTCAGGGACATGGTCGTCGAGACCAGATCCCGTCTAGCCAGTGATGGTTGGGCCGTTGGCCTGGAGCGCGATAAGAACGATCCTAAGGGGAGGAGCGTCAGTGTCAAGATCAGGGTTCACAAGGACCTGCG GAAAACAATGGATTTCATAGACACCGTCATCGGCGACCCCAACGCCCGCAACATCGACTTCCTCACCATCCACCCCCGCACCCGCGCCACCCCGTCACGAGAGCCCATCAACGTCGAATCCCTCTCGATCCTCGTAGAAAGGTACGGAGACGTGCTCCCTATCCTCGTGTCTGGGGATGTCTTCACCCTAGACACGCTGGCCTACTCCTCACCCTTTAGCCCCGCTTCCGCCGGTGCTGCTGGAGCCCCCAACGACACGAGCAGGCCGGCAATACCCAAGCTACGCGGCCTCATGTCGGCCCGGGGCCTGCTGGCCAACCCTTCCCTGTTTGCGGGCACGCAGCGCTGCAGCTGGGACGTGGTCGAGCACTTTCTCAACCGCGCGGCACAAGCCCCGCTGCCCTTCAAGCTGGTGACGCATCACCTGACCGAGATGACGGCGCCCGGGATGGGGCCCGACAAGGCAAGCCTGCTGAACAAGCGGGAGAGGATCGAGATGCTGGAGAAGGAGGACATGTTTGAGCTGATCGACTGGCTTGACGTCAAGATGGCCGAGAAGCGCGGCGGGCAAGGGTTGAGACGGTGGAACGAGGGGGAATTttgctga
- a CDS encoding phosphoribosylaminoimidazole carboxylase yields the protein MSQETVVGLLGGGQLGRMLCEAAGPLGFPIAILDEGNSPAKQALHGPHVDGSFKDPQKIRELARKCDVLTVEIEHVDTEVLEEIATKGVEVQGSMKKIPVHPSWETIRLIQDKFLQKEHYKKHKLPIAEQVAIESGDAMLSSLKDAGRKFGYPLMLKARKGSYDGRGNFKISSEADLEHAVKELGSLSLYAEKWCKFVQELAVMVIRTEDDQGNLKSLAAYPAVETIHEDSICTKTFMPPRNVSDEICEKARETARQVISTISGRGVFAVEMFLLEDGSILVNEVAPRPHNSGHYTIEAVPYFSQYKAQLYALLDLPIPKQLKPRVASAIMINILGGAGPESHNDLVETAARSFEDDIDVHVHLYGKASKPGRKIGHITITSELRIAELQKKSEHLFVLADAMRAERLKAASAQLRPQESVVKSSSSAPSKTDALVLVTMGSDSDLPVMKAGLDILKQFGVPYEVRITSAHRTPNLMGDVAAEAAGRGIKVAIAAAGGAAHLPGMFASHCPIPVIGVPVKATHLDGEDSLLSIVQMPRGVPVATVGINNSTNAALLAIRMLGSFIPKYQDQMKSYQQEMEDAVLAKDEELRGIGYESYLAKMGKK from the exons ATGTCTCAAGAAACAGTTGTAGGCCTCCTCGGAGGAGGCCAGCTGGGTCGCATGCTTTGCGAGGCAGCAGGACCACTTGGCTTTCCCATCGCCATACTTGACGAGGGAAACAGTCCTGCCAAGCAGGCCCTCCACGGCCCGCATGTTGACGGCTCCTTCAAGGATCCTCAAAAAATCCGCGAGCTCGCCAGGAAGTGCGACGTGCTCACCGTGGAGATCGAGCACGTTGACACCGAGGTCCTGGAGGAGATTGCTACTAAAGGCGTCGAGGTGCAAGGGTCTATGAAGAAGATCCCGGTGCACCCCTCATGGGAGACCATCCGCCTTATCCAGGATAAGTTCCTCCAGAAGGAGCACTACAAGAAACACAAGCTGCCGATCGCGGAGCAGGTGGCTATTGAGTCGGGAGACGCCATGCTGTCATCACTCAAGGATGCAGGACGTAAATTTGGCTACCCCCTGATGCTCAAG GCACGTAAGGGCTCCTACGATGGTCGGGGGAACTTTAAAATCTCAAGCGAGGCAGATTTGGAGCATGCGGTAAAGGAACTTGGCTCCCTGTCGCTGTATGCTGAGAAGTGGTGCAAATTCGTTCAGGAGCTCGCCGTCATGGTCATCAGGACAGAGGACGACCAAGGAAACCTGAAGTCCCTGGCAGCATACCCTGCCGTTGAGACCATCCACGAGGACAGCATCTGCACCAAGACTTTCATGCCGCCCAGGAATGTGTCGGATGAAATCTGCGAGAAGGCTAGAGAAACAGCACGTCAAGTCATCTCAACCATCTCCGGGAGAGGTGTCTTTGCCGTCGAGATGTTTTTGCTGGAAGACGGCTCCATCTTGGTCAACGAGGTCGCGCCGAGGCCTCATAACTCGGGCCATTACACCATCGAGGCTGTGCCTTATTTTTCGCAATACAAAGCCCAGCTATACGCCCTTCTGGATCTGCCTATACCAAAACAGCTGAAGCCTCGGGTGGCTTCCGCCATCATGATAAATATTCTTGGTGGCGCCGGGCCCGAGTCCCACAACGACCTGGTAGAGACCGCAGCGCGCTCGTTCGAAGACGACATCGACGTACATGTTCACCTTTACGGCAAGGCCAGCAAGCCCGGAAGGAAGATTGGCCACATCACCATCACATCAGAGCTGAGGATCGCGGAGCTACAGAAGAAGTCTGAGCATTTGTTCGTCCTGGCTGATGCGATGCGGGCAGAGCGTCTCAAGGCTGCGTCGGCGCAGTTGAGGCCACAAGAATCGGTTGTCAAGTCCAGCTCCAGTGCACCATCCAAGACAGATGCACTGGTCCTCGTGACCATGGGGTCAGACTCGGATTTGCCAGTGATGAAGGCAGGCCTTGACATCCTGAAGCAGTTCGGAGTGCCCTACGAAGTCAGGATCACGTCTGCCCACAGGACGCCGAACCTGATGGGAGACGTGGCTGCCGAGGCTGCAGGTCGCGGAATCAAGGTAGCCATTGCTGCG GCCGGCGGCGCTGCCCATCTGCCTGGCATGTTTGCATCCCACTGCCCCATCCCAGTCATTGGTGTGCCTGTCAAGGCGACTCACCTGGACGGAGAGGACAGTCTTCTCAGCATCGTGCAGATGCCCAGGGGCGTCCCCGTGGCCACGGTTGGCATCAACAACTCGACCAACGCTGCACTCCTTGCAATCCGCATGCTCGGGTCCTTCATTCCTAAATACCAGGACCAAATGAAGAGTTACCAGCAAGAAATGGAGGATGCCGTTCTGGCCAAGGATGAGGAGCTACGtggtatcgggtacgagtcTTACCTGGCCAAAATGGGTAAGAAGTAG
- a CDS encoding AGC/RSK/P70 protein kinase, translating into MIPAATPAHPVVRGFQTNTQSVSCDEDSEHGVRATKSNGTATTSTLPPRTPQRGRQPRTPVINDIVSANCSPVLKAVPSPGMSGIAMLRSKMEPLSLDITATPSRASSMSRSNSRITSPFPFPMGPPPVAAPMSRRTSILSNVTSRAQSRERPGSSRGSTSGDDTASVATTSYEIDFVDDFCSAETSEEVVKAFAEPKAGSPLYSDGVEGGLVKEQRGKITADEFEQVRCLGKGAYGTVILVKQRSTGRLFAQKQLKKASLTVSKKYVQQAKTERQVLETVNRHPFVVKLFYAFQDHEKLYLILEYGQGGELFHHLDTEKLFSEDVAAFYMGEMVLALFHLHQDLGVVYRDLKPENCLLDAEGHLLLTDFGLSKVAVDEDDHCNSFLGTIEYMAPEIILGKKYSKAVDWWALGALGHDLMTGNPPFRGANHAKIQDNIVKQKLMLPYFMSSDAKDLLTRLLRKDPAKRLGSQMPKDLNLIKKHRFFRKIDWVKLSKREMEPPIRPLITDPELAENFAPEFTELSLSPVVTTKEPGSWGGDRVAVPSTEALSPDSASRPGAIPFTTAKATTSPEDPFGGFSYMAPSSLLERSGFLTAAH; encoded by the coding sequence ATGATACCCGCCGCTACTCCCGCGCACCCAGTCGTGCGTGGGTTCCAGACAAACACTCAGTCTGTTTCTTGCGACGAGGATTCGGAGCATGGCGTCCGGGCCACCAAGTCCAACGGGACCGCGACCACGTCGACGCTACCTCCGAGGACCCCACAGCGGGGACGGCAACCTCGCACTCCGGTCATCAACGACATTGTCAGCGCCAACTGCAGCCCGGTCCTCAAGGCCGTCCCCTCGCCCGGCATGAGCGGCATCGCCATGTTGCGCTCAAAGATGGAGCCGCTCAGCCTCGACATCACGGCTACCCCGTCGAGGGCGAGCTCCATGTCCCGCAGCAACAGTCGTATAACCTCGCCGTTTCCTTTCCCCATGGGACCGCCTCCTGTCGCTGCTCCCATGAGCAGGCGCACCAGCATCCTTAGCAATGTCACCAGCCGAGCCCAGAGCCGTGAGCGTCCTGGCAGCAGCCGTGGTAGCACCAGCGGTGACGACACGGCGTCCGTGGCAACCACCAGCTACGAGATCGATTTCGTTGACGATTTTTGCAGTGCGGAGACGTCTGAGGAAGTTGTCAAGGCTTTCGCGGAGCCAAAGGCTGGCTCTCCTCTCTATAGCGACGGCGTTGAGGGAGGTCTGGTCAAAGAACAGCGTGGAAAGATCACGGCAGACGAGTTTGAGCAAGTTCGCTGCCTCGGCAAGGGTGCCTACGGCACGGTTATTCTGGTCAAACAGCGCAGCACTGGTCGTCTATTTGCCCAGAAGCAACTCAAGAAGGCTTCTTTGACCGTGTCCAAGAAGTATGTACAGCAGGCCAAGACTGAGCGCCAGGTGCTGGAGACCGTCAACCGCCACCCCTTCGTAGTCAAGCTGTTTTACGCCTTCCAGGACCACGAGAAGCTGTACCTCATTCTCGAGTACGGCCAAGGTGGCGAGCTTTTCCATCATCTTGATACGGAGAAGCTCTTCAGCGAAGACGTGGCGGCCTTTTACATGGGCGAGATGGTGCTCGCGCTGTTCCATCTGCATCAGGACCTAGGCGTCGTCTACCGGGATCTCAAGCCCGAGAACTGCCTGCTCGACGCTGAGGGCCACCTCTTGCTTACCGACTTTGGTCTCTCCAAGGTTGCAGTGGATGAGGACGACCACTGCAATTCGTTCCTCGGCACAATCGAGTACATGGCACCTGAGATCATTCTCGGAAAGAAGTACAGCAAGGCAGTCGACTGGTGGGCGCTGGGAGCTCTTGGACACGATCTCATGACAGGCAACCCGCCATTCCGTGGAGCCAACCACGCCAAGATCCAGGATAACATCGTCAAGCAGAAGCTGATGCTGCCGTATTTCATGTCGTCAGACGCCAAGGATTTGCTCACACGTCTGCTGCGCAAGGACCCTGCCAAGCGCCTGGGCAGTCAGATGCCCAAGGATCTGAACCTGATCAAGAAGCACCGCTTCTTCCGCAAGATCGATTGGGTCAAGCTCTCCAAGCGTGAGATGGAGCCGCCCATCCGCCCACTCATCACGGATCCCGAGCTCGCCGAGAACTTTGCACCCGAGTTCACCGAGTTGTCGCTGTCCCCTGTTGTCACCACCAAGGAGCCCGGATCTTGGGGCGGAGACAGAGTGGCTGTCCCGTCAACGGAGGCGCTCTCGCCTGACTCAGCCAGCCGCCCTGGCGCGATCCCCTTCACTACCGCGAAGGCGACGACTTCTCCCGAAGATCCCTTTGGAGGTTTCAGCTACATGGCCCCGAGCAGTCTGTTGGAGAGGAGCGGGTTCTTGACCGCCGCGCACTAG
- a CDS encoding pre-mRNA splicing factor, with amino-acid sequence MSHIHPSRQAYVENAESQNAQPRGQIALSDVPMDYNYDMPAGAGASGNASAIMSGFDRKKIADAIPVPTNDVRVRARLRDMGEPITLFGEDAKERRDRLRELLMQEKERQQASGQVEGSQDVEMEDVDEEDDEDEEQEEEFYSRGGPDLLNARVEIAKYSLPRAKQRVAFQKTEAKIPQRTHMRARKQVKERLQGFELQGSQTAGQRHISITRISPNGETVATGNWGGQVKLFSIPNLDETMNLRGHTNKVSGMCWFPGATLQESNVSAESVNLATGGAEGQVNLWSLSQDTPLATLSGHTQRVCRVDFHPSGRFLASASEDTSWRLWDVEKRTELLLQEGHSRGVFAVSFNGDGSLLASAGQDSIGRIWDLRTGRTIMILDGHMDGHIKPIYALDWGSDGHRVLSASADGWIKCWDVRKVQRTGGVGAHTSAVSDMRWFKGLDGPLDGVPLGVDEKGQAMPKKSGTFLVSSGFDHKVNIYSADDWALVQSLSGHTGPVASVDVSRDGRWIVSGGHDRTVKLWGRNDGEGV; translated from the exons ATGTCGCACATCCACCCCTCTCGGCAGGCATATGTCGAAAATGCCGAGTCTCAG AATGCGCAGCCTAGGGGTCAGATCGCCTTGAGCGATGTCC CCATGGACTACAACTACGACATGCCCGCAGGCGCGGGCGCTTCGGGCAATGCTTCGGCAATCATGTCCGGCTTCGACAGGAAGAAAATAGCCGATGCTATACCAGTCCCGACCAACGACGTCCGCGTCCGCGCCAGGCTGCGAGACATGGGCGAGCCCATAACCCTGTTCGGGGAGGATGCCAAGGAGCGGCGAGACAGGCTGCGGGAACTTCTCATGCAGGAGAAGGAgaggcagcaggccagcggACAGGTGGAAGGCAGCCAGGACGTTGAGATGGAAGATGTCGATGAGGAggacgatgaggatgaggagcagGAAGAGGAATTCTACTCGCGCGGCGGTCCAGATCTGCTCAACGCCAGGGTAGAAATCGCCAAGTACTCGCTCCCTCGCGCAAAGCAGCGCGTTGCCTTCCAGAAGACAGAGGCCAAGATACCTCAAAGAACTCACATGAGGGCCAGAAAACAGGTCAAGGAGAGGTTGCAGGGCTTCGAGCTGCAGGGGTCACAAACAGCCGGCCAGCGGCACATCAGCATCACAAGGATATCGCCGAATGGCGAGACGGTTGCGACGGGAAATTGGGGTGGACAAGTCAAACTTTTCAGCATACCGAATTTGGACGAAACCATGAACCTAAGGGGCCACACCAACAAGGTCAGCGGAATGTGTTGGTTCCCCGGCGCGACCTTGCAGGAAAGCAACGTTTCGGCCGAGTCTGTAAATCTTGCGACGGGCGGTGCCGAGGGCCAGGTAAACTTGTGGTCACTTAGCCAAGACACGCCGCTTGCTACGCTGTCGGGCCATACACAACGTGTATGCCGTGTCGATTTCCACCCATCAGGACGATTTCTCGCATCAGCATCAGAAGATACATCTTGGAGGCTTTGGGACGTGGAGAAGAGAACAGAGCTACTGCTTCAGGAAGGCCATTCTCgaggagtttttgcagtCAGCTTCAACGGTGATGGATCCCTACTAGCCAGCGCTGGCCAGGACAGTATCGGCAGGATATGGGATCTTAGGACAGGGAGGACGATCATGATTCTCGACGGGCACATGGACGGGCACATCAAACCGATCTATGCGCTTGACTGGGGCTCTGACGGCCACCGGGTACTCTCTGCATCAGCGGACGGTTGGATCAAGTGCTGGGACGTGCGGAAAGTCCAGAGGACCGGCGGTGTCGGCGCACATACGAGCGCAGTCTCGGATATGCGTTGGTTCAAGGGGCTTGACGGACCGCTGGATGGCGTACCGCTAGGGGTGGATGAGAAGGGGCAGGCCATGCCTAAGAAGTCAGGCACATTCCTGGTGTCTAGTGGCTTCGACCACAAGGTGAACATTTATTCTGCAGATGATTGGGCTTTGGTGCAATCCTTAAGCGGACATACAGGACCAGTGGCTAGTGTTGATGTGAGCAGGGATGGCAGGTGGATCGTCAGCGGTGGACACGATCGCACGGTAAAGCTCTGGGGACGGAATGACGGAGAGGGTGTTTGA